One region of Monomorium pharaonis isolate MP-MQ-018 chromosome 11, ASM1337386v2, whole genome shotgun sequence genomic DNA includes:
- the LOC105838889 gene encoding A disintegrin and metalloproteinase with thrombospondin motifs 9 isoform X3 translates to MSRITNRVATIGAALAIVLLVILLVFLWSDVRNVDRIESLGRIRKNSTAEPAVNETRGKLWIASGLRIATTDLITTFESIEQNLTNEVLPEGIQKTKEFNSTASIDLLPSAKDNLEYVKPLKISQNQYEDPPEQFSTAKRHHSGHFRHATAEVWDPHPQYEFTAFGRRFRLRLAHDASFVSPDIKVTHMSENTTRREHAGHHLGCFYSGSVDGDPSSAVSVSLCHGMTGHMRTSMGSYFIKPTEHWREDDKDSLGSSLQHAIYRVPTAATNLNDDFDASENGVKSRNCGVIDYDSDDDIPSPLTDDSSARKIYVGERSRERRSLTRKTASLERFPREEEEEYERFTELTEHRRDFFQRLDHDDRYYSVDRERGYQNEEYAQDSEMDTDPFVTWRPRRALPREYFIEIMVVADAKMVDYHGSGLVSYILVLMSTVSRIYKDQSIGNPVSIAVMKIVKTEEVFGVKHSGSDGIAAAEMLKQFCQWQKRNNPDEPSSEHHDAALLLTRENLCHNPRQKRCDTLGLAELGRMCSPGASCAIVQDNGLAAAFTIAHEIGHVLNMPHDDDAKCAGFRNRSGVHNVMSRMLDDNTFPWEWSKCSRHYVTEFLEAGYANCLLDEPSKKMERQDGRLPGEDYSENKQCELVFGQGSRICPHMVSDVCRRLWCTAPLWDHHQQCHTQHMPWADGTSCGVDKWCHRGECVSRRNLEPVHGQWGEWGRYGECSRSCGGGIKRKYRECDNPPPTNGGNYCVGERVKYRSCGTKECPPGSPDFREEQCSKFDNNNFNIQNLARDVKWHAKYTRILPQDRCKLYCQVESNQYYMLRDKVIDGTPCGPDTFHICVNGQCKPAGCDHVLNSTVELDTCGVCRGDNSTCQRIAGAYNSSVYGYTRIAKIPAGSSYIDIRQHGWSGSHNDSNYLALRIGEDGEYVLNGNFMVMHRKVIVHPGVTIEYSGPESVVERLNSSRPIAIDLILEVLSVGNVYPPQITYEYTVPKRILNSFTWLLSDWSTCNRMCQGMKYRKAECRSTEHKDVVPDAYCKNEEKPQEESQICNAHCTLQWQITSMSECSNHCGPGMRTVTSRCVQILLNSSHPPRPIPAHACLHIEKPSEHQSCVGPCDDAHWSYNEWNACSVSCGGGIQFRNAICVDSNERQVRDENCVRQEKHLKRTCNQEACPKWDLGEWSSCSVTCGKGKRYRASWCQVENRVVSRTFCSGTPIVTTEVCDAGSCHQWHAGDWSPCSVTCGEGTSRRKVVCKNADDLPSDGCSVSEKPDTSVTCTLKPCPSISLPPITYSTNSQREDLSPQENEIDNGITFHSGYKWHIGSYGECSRKCNIGYKNRIVRCISSETGMVAPDYFCDSNQQPIVRVACNRHPCPMWNTGDWNECDAICGIGFEHRQVRCQSHRGEILSDKECNDERPKHVRRCQKEPCRSSPKNSRENSLESNIIRRWRMTNWTPCSADCGQGIQRRAVTCHRVNRYGWIDPTPTDGCPMDQRPVGEQICKLRECNDKYYWTAGPWRKCSHPCGRKGHQIRRLYCHDAGGKKVARIHCPAEYKPQRKRKCNQRRCGPVNCLEIQKRLKVTTDGEYPLLIGGRNMTIYCHAMSSTEPREYLTLPAGDSENYAEIYDKRLRNPHTCPFNGQRNESCNCVSELGTVSGRTMFKRVRIDPATLYIIANDYTFSWTKGMQRVEYGKAGDCYSLTECPQGRFSIDLRGTALGLSPEIAWVKETSNAFLVINKISNQRIVGKCGGYCGFCKPRTGLKLDVLPP, encoded by the exons ATGTCGCGAATTACGAATCGCGTCGCCACGATTGGCGCGGCCCTCGCCATCGTCCTGCTCGTGATACTCCTGGTGTTCCTCTGGTCGGACGTGCGCAACGTCGACAGGATCGAGAGTCTCGGCCGGATACGGAAGAATTCTACGGCCGAGCCTGCGGTCAATGAGACGCGGGGGAAGCTGTGGATCGCCAGTGGCCTACGCATCGCCACGACGGATTTGATCACCACGTTCGAGTCCATCGAGCAGAATCTCACGAACGAGG taCTTCCTGAGGGAATACAGAAAACAAAGGAATTTAATAGTACAGCGTCGATCGACTTATTGCCGTCCGCTAAAGATAATCTGGAGTATGTCAAACCTTTAAAAATTAGTCAAAATCAGTATGAAGACCCAC CCGAGCAGTTCTCCACGGCGAAGAGGCATCACAGTGGCCACTTTCGGCACGCGACTGCCGAAGTCTGGGACCCTCATCCGCAATACGAATTCACCGCCTTCGGAAGGCGATTTCGTTTGCGTTTGGCCCACGACGCCAGTTTCGTATCTCCCGACATAAAG GTGACACACATGAGCGAGAACACAACTAGGCGGGAACATGCCGGTCATCACTTGGGCTGCTTCTACAGCGGGTCAGTCGATGGCGATCCAAGTTCAGCGGTCAGTGTCAGCCTTTGTCACGGAATG ACTGGTCACATGAGGACGTCGATGGGCAGTTACTTCATTAAACCCACGGAACATTGGCGCGAAGACGACAAGGATTCTCTCGGGTCTTCGTTACAGCATGCGATCTACCGCGTACCCACGGCCGCGACCAATTTGAACGATGACTTCGATGCTTCCGAAAATGGAGTTAAGAGTCGCAACTGTGGTGTGatag ATTACGACTCGGACGACGACATCCCCTCCCCGTTAACAGACGATAGTTCCGCTCGTAAAATTTACGTCGGGGAGCGTTCGCGGGAGCGTAGATCATTGACGCGGAAAACCGCATCGTTGGAGCGGTTTCCtagagaggaggaagaggaataTGAACGATTCACCGAGCTGACCGAGCATCGCCGGGATTTTTTTCAGAGATTGGATCATGATGACAG GTATTACAGTGTGGATCGTGAACGCGGCTATCAGAACGAAGAATACGCACAGGACTCGGAGATGGACACGGATCCCTTCGTGACATGGAGACCGCGGCGTGCCTTACCGCGTGAATATTTCATCGAGATCATGGTGGTGGCTGATGCAAAAATGGTAGACTACCATGGCAGTGGCTTGGTCAGCTACATTCTCGTCCTGATGAGCACG GTTTCACGGATCTACAAGGATCAGTCTATCGGCAATCCGGTGAGCATCGCAGTGATGAAGATCGTCAAAACGGAGGAAGTATTCGGTGTCAAGCATAGCGGAAGCGACGGAATCGCGGCGGCTGAAATGTTGAAACAATTCTGTCAGTGGCAGAAACGCAACAATCCTGACGAGCCCTCTTCGGAACATCACGACGCTGCGCTTCTATTAACCAG agAAAATCTGTGCCACAATCCGCGCCAAAAGCGTTGCGATACTTTGGGCTTGGCCGAGCTGGGTAGAATGTGCTCGCCCGGAGCTTCGTGCGCTATCGTGCAGGATAATGGATTAGCCGCGGCGTTTACCATCGCGCACGAGATTGGTCACGT ACTTAACATGCcgcacgacgacgacgccaaGTGCGCGGGTTTCAGGAACCGCTCGGGCGTGCACAACGTGATGTCCCGTATGCTGGACGATAATACTTTTCCCTGGGAGTGGTCCAAGTGTTCTCGACACTATGTCACCGAATTTCTCGA AGCCGGATACGCCAACTGTTTGCTCGATGAGCCTAGTAAAAAGATGGAGAGACAAGACGGTCGGTTACCCGGCGAAGACTACTCGGAGAACAAACAGTGCGAACTCGTCTTCGGGCAAGGATCCAGAATCTGTCCTCATATGGTGAGTGATG TGTGTAGGAGACTGTGGTGCACCGCGCCACTGTGGGATCATCATCAACAGTGTCACACTCAGCACATGCCTTGGGCCGACGGCACATCTTGTGGCGTCGACAAATGGTGCCATCGCGGTGAATGCGTCTCGCGCAGGAACCTCGAGCCGGTGCACGGCCAGTGGGGCGAATGGGGCAGATACGGCGAGTGCTCGCGGTCCTGCGGCGGCGGTATCAAGCGGAAGTATCGCGAGTGCGACAATCCGCCGCCGACGAACGGCGGCAATTACTGCGTCGGCGAGCGCGTCAAGTATCGCAGCTGCGGCACCAAAGAGTGCCCGCCAGGTAGCCCGGACTTCAG AGAAGAACAATGCTCGAAATTCGACAACAACAACTTCAACATTCAGAATCTTGCCAGAGATGTCAAGTGGCACGCCAAGTATACAAGAA tacTGCCGCAAGATCGTTGCAAACTTTACTGCCAAGTGGAGAGCAATCAGTATTACATGTTACGCGACAAGGTGATTGACGGGACACCTTGCGGACCTGACACTTTTCACATATGCGTTAACGGCCAGTGCAAGCCCGCCGGATGTGACCATGTCTTAAATTCGACGGTCGAACTTGACACCTGCGGAGTCTGCAGGGGTGATAATTCCACTTGTCAGAGGATTGCGGGCGCCTACAACTCCAGCGTATACGGTTATACCAGGATAGCTAAAATCCCTGCTGGCAGCAGCTATATTGATATTAGACAGCACGGATGGTCGGGCTCTCATAACGACAGTAATTACCTcg CGTTGCGAATTGGGGAAGATGGCGAATACGTCCTGAATGGAAATTTTATGGTAATGCATCGTAAGGTGATCGTGCACCCAGGCGTCACTATCGAATACAGCGGACCGGAATCGGTTGTGGAACGGCTGAACAGTTCCCGACCTATTGccattgatttaattttggag GTATTATCCGTAGGGAATGTTTATCCACCACAAATCACGTACGAGTACACTGTACCGAAAAGAATTCTAAACAGTTTCACGTGGTTACTCAGCGACTGGTCGACCTGCAATCGAATGTGCCAGGGTATGAAGTATCGTAAGGCTGAATGTAGAAGTACTGAGCATAAGGATGTGGTGCCTGACGcttattgcaaaaatgaagaaaaaccGCAAGAAGAAAGTCAGATTTGCAACGCGCATTGTACATTACA ATGGCAGATTACTTCCATGTCCGAATGCTCGAATCACTGCGGCCCGGGCATGCGAACCGTCACCTCGCGATGCGTTCAGATTCTGCTGAATTCTTCACATCCTCCGCGACCGATACCGGCTCACGCGTGCTTGCACATCGAGAAGCCGAGCGAACATCAATCGTGCGTGGGCCCTTGCGACGACGCTCACTGGAGTTACAACGAATGGAATGCTTGTAGCGTGTCGTGCGGCGGCGGTATACAATTCAGAAACGCGATATGCGTTGATTCAAACGAAAGACAGGTACGAGATGAGAATTGCGTCAGACAGGAGAAGCATCTCAAGAGGACGTGCAATCAAGAGGCTTGCCCGAAATGGGATCTGGGAGAATGGAGCTCG TGTTCCGTAACCTGTGGCAAAGGAAAACGGTATAGAGCCTCTTGGTGCCAGGTCGAGAATCGCGTGGTATCGCGTACTTTCTGCAGCGGTACACCAATCGTAACGACGGAAGTCTGTGACGCCGGTTCTTGTCATCAATGGCACGCCGGCGACTGGAGTCCG TGTTCGGTAACGTGTGGCGAGGGAACGTCGCGAAGAAAGGTCGTTTGTAAGAATGCAGACGATTTACCGAGCGACGGATGCTCTGTTTCTGAGAAACCAGACACCTCGGTTACCTGTACGCTAAAACCATGCCCTAGTATT agtCTGCCGCCGATTACGTATTCAACGAATTCCCAACGTGAAGATTTGTCCCCACAAGAAAATGAAATTGACAACGGTATTACATTCCACTCGGGTTACAAATGGCACATCGGATCTTACGGAGAG TGCTCAAGAAAATGCAATATTGgatacaaaaacagaatagtGAGATGTATATCCTCGGAAACTGGAATGGTTGCGCCTGACTATTTTTGCGATTCTAATCAACAACCGATAGTCAGAGTCGCGTGCAATCGACACCCATGTCCAATGTGGAATACCGGCGACTGGAACGag TGTGATGCGATATGCGGTATTGGATTCGAGCATCGTCAAGTTCGTTGTCAAAGTCATCGTGGAGAAATTTTGTCAGACAAGGAATGTAACGACGAACGACCAAAACACGTGCGACGATGTCAGAAAGAACCTTGCAGAAGCAGCCCTAAGAACAGCAGGGAAAATAGTTTGGAGTCTAACATCATTCGTAGGTGGCGAATGACTAATTGGACTCCG TGTTCGGCAGATTGTGGCCAAGGAATACAACGTCGTGCAGTCACTTGTCATCGAGTAAATCGCTACGGGTGGATTGATCCAACTCCAACTGATGGTTGTCCGATGGATCAAAGGCCAGTCGGCGAGCAGATTTGTAAATTACGCGAGTGCaacgataaatattattggacTGCTGGTCCTTGGAGAAAA TGCAGTCATCCGTGTGGACGGAAAGGTCATCAAATCCGTAGACTTTATTGCCACGATGCAGGCGGCAAGAAAGTAGCACGGATTCACTGTCCAGCTGAATACAAGCCGCAACGAAAGCGTAAGTGCAATCAAAGAAGATGCGGCCCGGTCAACTGTCTTGAAATTCAGAAACGACTCAAAGTTACCACGGACGGTGAATACCCCTTGTTAATCGGTGGTAGAAATATGACGATTTATTGTCACGCAATGTCGAGCACCGAGCCACGGGAATACCTGACTTTGCCGGCTGGTGACAGCGAGAATTACGCAGAAATCTATGACAAAAG ATTAAGAAACCCACACACATGCCCGTTTAATGGTCAAAGAAATGAGAGTTGCAACTGTGTGTCCGAATTGGGAACGGTATCTGGCAGAACAATGTTCAAGAGGGTACGCATAGATCCGGCGACACTCTACATTATAG CAAATGATTACACATTTTCGTGGACGAAGGGAATGCAACGTGTGGAGTATGGCAAAGCCGGTGATTGCTACAGCCTCACCGAATGTCCACAAGGACGTTTCAGCATTGATTTGAGAGGAACTGCCTTGGGACTATCGCCAGAAATTGCCTGGGTTAAGGAAACTTCGAACGCTTTTCTcgtaatcaataaaatt AGTAATCAACGAATCGTCGGTAAATGCGGCGGTTATTGTGGCTTCTGCAAGCCGAGGACGGGCCTAAAGCTGGACGTATTACCTCCCTAG
- the LOC105838889 gene encoding A disintegrin and metalloproteinase with thrombospondin motifs 9 isoform X1, whose amino-acid sequence MSRITNRVATIGAALAIVLLVILLVFLWSDVRNVDRIESLGRIRKNSTAEPAVNETRGKLWIASGLRIATTDLITTFESIEQNLTNEVLPEGIQKTKEFNSTASIDLLPSAKDNLEYVKPLKISQNQYEDPPEQFSTAKRHHSGHFRHATAEVWDPHPQYEFTAFGRRFRLRLAHDASFVSPDIKVTHMSENTTRREHAGHHLGCFYSGSVDGDPSSAVSVSLCHGMTGHMRTSMGSYFIKPTEHWREDDKDSLGSSLQHAIYRVPTAATNLNDDFDASENGVKSRNCGVIDYDSDDDIPSPLTDDSSARKIYVGERSRERRSLTRKTASLERFPREEEEEYERFTELTEHRRDFFQRLDHDDRYYSVDRERGYQNEEYAQDSEMDTDPFVTWRPRRALPREYFIEIMVVADAKMVDYHGSGLVSYILVLMSTVSRIYKDQSIGNPVSIAVMKIVKTEEVFGVKHSGSDGIAAAEMLKQFCQWQKRNNPDEPSSEHHDAALLLTRENLCHNPRQKRCDTLGLAELGRMCSPGASCAIVQDNGLAAAFTIAHEIGHVLNMPHDDDAKCAGFRNRSGVHNVMSRMLDDNTFPWEWSKCSRHYVTEFLEAGYANCLLDEPSKKMERQDGRLPGEDYSENKQCELVFGQGSRICPHMVSDVCRRLWCTAPLWDHHQQCHTQHMPWADGTSCGVDKWCHRGECVSRRNLEPVHGQWGEWGRYGECSRSCGGGIKRKYRECDNPPPTNGGNYCVGERVKYRSCGTKECPPGSPDFREEQCSKFDNNNFNIQNLARDVKWHAKYTRILPQDRCKLYCQVESNQYYMLRDKVIDGTPCGPDTFHICVNGQCKPAGCDHVLNSTVELDTCGVCRGDNSTCQRIAGAYNSSVYGYTRIAKIPAGSSYIDIRQHGWSGSHNDSNYLALRIGEDGEYVLNGNFMVMHRKVIVHPGVTIEYSGPESVVERLNSSRPIAIDLILEVLSVGNVYPPQITYEYTVPKRILNSFTWLLSDWSTCNRMCQGMKYRKAECRSTEHKDVVPDAYCKNEEKPQEESQICNAHCTLQWQITSMSECSNHCGPGMRTVTSRCVQILLNSSHPPRPIPAHACLHIEKPSEHQSCVGPCDDAHWSYNEWNACSVSCGGGIQFRNAICVDSNERQVRDENCVRQEKHLKRTCNQEACPKWDLGEWSSCSVTCGKGKRYRASWCQVENRVVSRTFCSGTPIVTTEVCDAGSCHQWHAGDWSPCSVTCGEGTSRRKVVCKNADDLPSDGCSVSEKPDTSVTCTLKPCPSISLPPITYSTNSQREDLSPQENEIDNGITFHSGYKWHIGSYGECSRKCNIGYKNRIVRCISSETGMVAPDYFCDSNQQPIVRVACNRHPCPMWNTGDWNECDAICGIGFEHRQVRCQSHRGEILSDKECNDERPKHVRRCQKEPCRSSPKNSRENSLESNIIRRWRMTNWTPCSKSCGTGIQTRRVECTIRRGNHGPEVPVKDEQCLRLKSRKPKSQRLCQRVACDFIWQEGTWSECSADCGQGIQRRAVTCHRVNRYGWIDPTPTDGCPMDQRPVGEQICKLRECNDKYYWTAGPWRKCSHPCGRKGHQIRRLYCHDAGGKKVARIHCPAEYKPQRKRKCNQRRCGPVNCLEIQKRLKVTTDGEYPLLIGGRNMTIYCHAMSSTEPREYLTLPAGDSENYAEIYDKRLRNPHTCPFNGQRNESCNCVSELGTVSGRTMFKRVRIDPATLYIIANDYTFSWTKGMQRVEYGKAGDCYSLTECPQGRFSIDLRGTALGLSPEIAWVKETSNAFLVINKISNQRIVGKCGGYCGFCKPRTGLKLDVLPP is encoded by the exons ATGTCGCGAATTACGAATCGCGTCGCCACGATTGGCGCGGCCCTCGCCATCGTCCTGCTCGTGATACTCCTGGTGTTCCTCTGGTCGGACGTGCGCAACGTCGACAGGATCGAGAGTCTCGGCCGGATACGGAAGAATTCTACGGCCGAGCCTGCGGTCAATGAGACGCGGGGGAAGCTGTGGATCGCCAGTGGCCTACGCATCGCCACGACGGATTTGATCACCACGTTCGAGTCCATCGAGCAGAATCTCACGAACGAGG taCTTCCTGAGGGAATACAGAAAACAAAGGAATTTAATAGTACAGCGTCGATCGACTTATTGCCGTCCGCTAAAGATAATCTGGAGTATGTCAAACCTTTAAAAATTAGTCAAAATCAGTATGAAGACCCAC CCGAGCAGTTCTCCACGGCGAAGAGGCATCACAGTGGCCACTTTCGGCACGCGACTGCCGAAGTCTGGGACCCTCATCCGCAATACGAATTCACCGCCTTCGGAAGGCGATTTCGTTTGCGTTTGGCCCACGACGCCAGTTTCGTATCTCCCGACATAAAG GTGACACACATGAGCGAGAACACAACTAGGCGGGAACATGCCGGTCATCACTTGGGCTGCTTCTACAGCGGGTCAGTCGATGGCGATCCAAGTTCAGCGGTCAGTGTCAGCCTTTGTCACGGAATG ACTGGTCACATGAGGACGTCGATGGGCAGTTACTTCATTAAACCCACGGAACATTGGCGCGAAGACGACAAGGATTCTCTCGGGTCTTCGTTACAGCATGCGATCTACCGCGTACCCACGGCCGCGACCAATTTGAACGATGACTTCGATGCTTCCGAAAATGGAGTTAAGAGTCGCAACTGTGGTGTGatag ATTACGACTCGGACGACGACATCCCCTCCCCGTTAACAGACGATAGTTCCGCTCGTAAAATTTACGTCGGGGAGCGTTCGCGGGAGCGTAGATCATTGACGCGGAAAACCGCATCGTTGGAGCGGTTTCCtagagaggaggaagaggaataTGAACGATTCACCGAGCTGACCGAGCATCGCCGGGATTTTTTTCAGAGATTGGATCATGATGACAG GTATTACAGTGTGGATCGTGAACGCGGCTATCAGAACGAAGAATACGCACAGGACTCGGAGATGGACACGGATCCCTTCGTGACATGGAGACCGCGGCGTGCCTTACCGCGTGAATATTTCATCGAGATCATGGTGGTGGCTGATGCAAAAATGGTAGACTACCATGGCAGTGGCTTGGTCAGCTACATTCTCGTCCTGATGAGCACG GTTTCACGGATCTACAAGGATCAGTCTATCGGCAATCCGGTGAGCATCGCAGTGATGAAGATCGTCAAAACGGAGGAAGTATTCGGTGTCAAGCATAGCGGAAGCGACGGAATCGCGGCGGCTGAAATGTTGAAACAATTCTGTCAGTGGCAGAAACGCAACAATCCTGACGAGCCCTCTTCGGAACATCACGACGCTGCGCTTCTATTAACCAG agAAAATCTGTGCCACAATCCGCGCCAAAAGCGTTGCGATACTTTGGGCTTGGCCGAGCTGGGTAGAATGTGCTCGCCCGGAGCTTCGTGCGCTATCGTGCAGGATAATGGATTAGCCGCGGCGTTTACCATCGCGCACGAGATTGGTCACGT ACTTAACATGCcgcacgacgacgacgccaaGTGCGCGGGTTTCAGGAACCGCTCGGGCGTGCACAACGTGATGTCCCGTATGCTGGACGATAATACTTTTCCCTGGGAGTGGTCCAAGTGTTCTCGACACTATGTCACCGAATTTCTCGA AGCCGGATACGCCAACTGTTTGCTCGATGAGCCTAGTAAAAAGATGGAGAGACAAGACGGTCGGTTACCCGGCGAAGACTACTCGGAGAACAAACAGTGCGAACTCGTCTTCGGGCAAGGATCCAGAATCTGTCCTCATATGGTGAGTGATG TGTGTAGGAGACTGTGGTGCACCGCGCCACTGTGGGATCATCATCAACAGTGTCACACTCAGCACATGCCTTGGGCCGACGGCACATCTTGTGGCGTCGACAAATGGTGCCATCGCGGTGAATGCGTCTCGCGCAGGAACCTCGAGCCGGTGCACGGCCAGTGGGGCGAATGGGGCAGATACGGCGAGTGCTCGCGGTCCTGCGGCGGCGGTATCAAGCGGAAGTATCGCGAGTGCGACAATCCGCCGCCGACGAACGGCGGCAATTACTGCGTCGGCGAGCGCGTCAAGTATCGCAGCTGCGGCACCAAAGAGTGCCCGCCAGGTAGCCCGGACTTCAG AGAAGAACAATGCTCGAAATTCGACAACAACAACTTCAACATTCAGAATCTTGCCAGAGATGTCAAGTGGCACGCCAAGTATACAAGAA tacTGCCGCAAGATCGTTGCAAACTTTACTGCCAAGTGGAGAGCAATCAGTATTACATGTTACGCGACAAGGTGATTGACGGGACACCTTGCGGACCTGACACTTTTCACATATGCGTTAACGGCCAGTGCAAGCCCGCCGGATGTGACCATGTCTTAAATTCGACGGTCGAACTTGACACCTGCGGAGTCTGCAGGGGTGATAATTCCACTTGTCAGAGGATTGCGGGCGCCTACAACTCCAGCGTATACGGTTATACCAGGATAGCTAAAATCCCTGCTGGCAGCAGCTATATTGATATTAGACAGCACGGATGGTCGGGCTCTCATAACGACAGTAATTACCTcg CGTTGCGAATTGGGGAAGATGGCGAATACGTCCTGAATGGAAATTTTATGGTAATGCATCGTAAGGTGATCGTGCACCCAGGCGTCACTATCGAATACAGCGGACCGGAATCGGTTGTGGAACGGCTGAACAGTTCCCGACCTATTGccattgatttaattttggag GTATTATCCGTAGGGAATGTTTATCCACCACAAATCACGTACGAGTACACTGTACCGAAAAGAATTCTAAACAGTTTCACGTGGTTACTCAGCGACTGGTCGACCTGCAATCGAATGTGCCAGGGTATGAAGTATCGTAAGGCTGAATGTAGAAGTACTGAGCATAAGGATGTGGTGCCTGACGcttattgcaaaaatgaagaaaaaccGCAAGAAGAAAGTCAGATTTGCAACGCGCATTGTACATTACA ATGGCAGATTACTTCCATGTCCGAATGCTCGAATCACTGCGGCCCGGGCATGCGAACCGTCACCTCGCGATGCGTTCAGATTCTGCTGAATTCTTCACATCCTCCGCGACCGATACCGGCTCACGCGTGCTTGCACATCGAGAAGCCGAGCGAACATCAATCGTGCGTGGGCCCTTGCGACGACGCTCACTGGAGTTACAACGAATGGAATGCTTGTAGCGTGTCGTGCGGCGGCGGTATACAATTCAGAAACGCGATATGCGTTGATTCAAACGAAAGACAGGTACGAGATGAGAATTGCGTCAGACAGGAGAAGCATCTCAAGAGGACGTGCAATCAAGAGGCTTGCCCGAAATGGGATCTGGGAGAATGGAGCTCG TGTTCCGTAACCTGTGGCAAAGGAAAACGGTATAGAGCCTCTTGGTGCCAGGTCGAGAATCGCGTGGTATCGCGTACTTTCTGCAGCGGTACACCAATCGTAACGACGGAAGTCTGTGACGCCGGTTCTTGTCATCAATGGCACGCCGGCGACTGGAGTCCG TGTTCGGTAACGTGTGGCGAGGGAACGTCGCGAAGAAAGGTCGTTTGTAAGAATGCAGACGATTTACCGAGCGACGGATGCTCTGTTTCTGAGAAACCAGACACCTCGGTTACCTGTACGCTAAAACCATGCCCTAGTATT agtCTGCCGCCGATTACGTATTCAACGAATTCCCAACGTGAAGATTTGTCCCCACAAGAAAATGAAATTGACAACGGTATTACATTCCACTCGGGTTACAAATGGCACATCGGATCTTACGGAGAG TGCTCAAGAAAATGCAATATTGgatacaaaaacagaatagtGAGATGTATATCCTCGGAAACTGGAATGGTTGCGCCTGACTATTTTTGCGATTCTAATCAACAACCGATAGTCAGAGTCGCGTGCAATCGACACCCATGTCCAATGTGGAATACCGGCGACTGGAACGag TGTGATGCGATATGCGGTATTGGATTCGAGCATCGTCAAGTTCGTTGTCAAAGTCATCGTGGAGAAATTTTGTCAGACAAGGAATGTAACGACGAACGACCAAAACACGTGCGACGATGTCAGAAAGAACCTTGCAGAAGCAGCCCTAAGAACAGCAGGGAAAATAGTTTGGAGTCTAACATCATTCGTAGGTGGCGAATGACTAATTGGACTCCG tgtTCGAAATCATGCGGAACCGGAATTCAGACGCGAAGAGTGGAATGTACGATAAGAAGAGGCAACCATGGGCCGGAAGTACCTGTTAAGGACGAGCAGTGCTTAAGATTGAAATCGCGCAAACCGAAATCGCAGAGATTATGCCAACGCGTTGCCTGCGATTTTATCTGGCAAGAAGGCACCTGGTCAGAG TGTTCGGCAGATTGTGGCCAAGGAATACAACGTCGTGCAGTCACTTGTCATCGAGTAAATCGCTACGGGTGGATTGATCCAACTCCAACTGATGGTTGTCCGATGGATCAAAGGCCAGTCGGCGAGCAGATTTGTAAATTACGCGAGTGCaacgataaatattattggacTGCTGGTCCTTGGAGAAAA TGCAGTCATCCGTGTGGACGGAAAGGTCATCAAATCCGTAGACTTTATTGCCACGATGCAGGCGGCAAGAAAGTAGCACGGATTCACTGTCCAGCTGAATACAAGCCGCAACGAAAGCGTAAGTGCAATCAAAGAAGATGCGGCCCGGTCAACTGTCTTGAAATTCAGAAACGACTCAAAGTTACCACGGACGGTGAATACCCCTTGTTAATCGGTGGTAGAAATATGACGATTTATTGTCACGCAATGTCGAGCACCGAGCCACGGGAATACCTGACTTTGCCGGCTGGTGACAGCGAGAATTACGCAGAAATCTATGACAAAAG ATTAAGAAACCCACACACATGCCCGTTTAATGGTCAAAGAAATGAGAGTTGCAACTGTGTGTCCGAATTGGGAACGGTATCTGGCAGAACAATGTTCAAGAGGGTACGCATAGATCCGGCGACACTCTACATTATAG CAAATGATTACACATTTTCGTGGACGAAGGGAATGCAACGTGTGGAGTATGGCAAAGCCGGTGATTGCTACAGCCTCACCGAATGTCCACAAGGACGTTTCAGCATTGATTTGAGAGGAACTGCCTTGGGACTATCGCCAGAAATTGCCTGGGTTAAGGAAACTTCGAACGCTTTTCTcgtaatcaataaaatt AGTAATCAACGAATCGTCGGTAAATGCGGCGGTTATTGTGGCTTCTGCAAGCCGAGGACGGGCCTAAAGCTGGACGTATTACCTCCCTAG